The following are encoded in a window of Megalops cyprinoides isolate fMegCyp1 chromosome 16, fMegCyp1.pri, whole genome shotgun sequence genomic DNA:
- the LOC118791360 gene encoding CCR4-NOT transcription complex subunit 8-like produces the protein MPTALTDPSQIICEVWANNVDEEMRRIRQTIRNYSYVAMDTEFPGVVVRPIGEFRSTVDYQYQLLRCNVDLLKIIQLGLTFMNEEGDYPPGTTTWQFNFKFNLTEDMYSQDSIDLLQNSGLQFRKHEEEGIDTLYFAELLMTSGLVLCENVKWLSFHSGYDFGYLVKLLTDARLPEEEHEFFQILTLFFPAIYDVKYLMKSCKNLKGGLQEVADQLELKRIGRQHQAGSDSLLTGMAFFRMKELFFEDNIDDAKYCGRLYGLGSGSSSQNGISSSSQEEANNKH, from the exons ATGCCAACCGCTCTCACAGATCCAAGCCAGATAATCTGCGAAGTCTGGGCGAACAATGTggatgaggagatgaggagaatCCGGCAAACTATTCGAAACTATTCTTACGTTGCCATG GACACAGAGTTTCCAGGAGTGGTGGTTCGGCCCATTGGTGAGTTTCGCAGCACAGTGGATTACCAGTACCAGCTTCTGCGCTGCAATGTGGACCTGCTGAAGATTATCCAGCTGGGACTGACATTCATGAATGAGGAGGGCGACTATCCCCCAGGGACCACAACGTGGCAGTTCAACTTCAAATTCAATCTGAC AGAAGACATGTACTCCCAGGACTCGATTGATCTCCTGCAGAATTCGGGACTTCAGTTCAGGAAGCATGAGGAAGAGGGAATTGACACTCTCTACTTTGCAGAGCTCCTGATGACGTCTGGCCTTGTTCTCTGCGAAAATGTCAAGTGGCTCTCCTTCCACAG TGGCTATGACTTTGGCTACCTGGTGAAGCTCTTGACCGACGCCAGGCTACCAGAGGAGGAGCACGAGTTCTTCCAGATCCTCACCCTCTTCTTCCCTGCCATCTACGATGTAAAGTATCTCATGAAGAGCTGCAAGAACCTCAAG ggtGGTCTGCAGGAAGTGGCTGACCAGCTGGAGCTGAAGAGGATCGGGAGGCAGCACCAGGCAGGGTCTGATTCCTTGCTGACTGGGATGGCCTTTTTTCGAATGAAGGAG ctgttttttgAGGATAATATCGATGATGCAAAGTACTGTGGCCGGTTATATGGCCTGGGTTCTGGATCGTCCAGTCAGAACGGCATATCCAGCAGCAGCCAAGAAGAGGCCAACAACAAGCACTGA